From Streptomyces sp. HUAS MG91, the proteins below share one genomic window:
- a CDS encoding NYN domain-containing protein produces MDRCIVLVDAGYLLGAAASLLAGEPSRSRIHVDHTALIQGLRERAESETERQLLRIYWFDGAPDRVPQPEHRRLRVMPRVTVRLGALTRSDGRWAQKGVDAAMHAELTELARNRACSDVVLVTGDGDLLPGMMAAKEHGVAVHLWAVQAADGDYNQSEDLVAEADERRVLDRTWITKAVRAKELGGICAPPPAPRPEIAAILSAPLPESAPAAAGRLADRDADAPLVQHAPAERAERAESDPEDRSGAVKGVPTPKDLAALRAPGTQPAQHPANATLRWSSDKGWVERPGGGGEPPDSASLPTLAQLTTAEQRWADREEDITTVGGDPYEVGQVFARRWMGRLGDQTQLQKLSTMYPRVPHRIDGELLRYAARFGLLAHKDDQIDEHDRYAIRAGFWREVDVRTGAEHAAAGD; encoded by the coding sequence ATGGACCGTTGCATCGTCCTGGTGGACGCCGGGTATCTGCTGGGTGCTGCCGCGAGTCTCCTCGCGGGCGAGCCCTCCCGGTCCCGGATCCATGTCGACCACACCGCCCTCATCCAGGGGCTGCGCGAGCGCGCCGAGTCCGAGACCGAGCGCCAGCTGCTGCGCATCTACTGGTTCGACGGCGCCCCCGACCGGGTTCCGCAGCCCGAACACCGCAGGCTGCGCGTGATGCCCCGGGTCACCGTCCGGCTCGGCGCCCTGACCCGCAGCGACGGACGCTGGGCGCAGAAGGGCGTCGACGCCGCCATGCACGCCGAGCTGACCGAGCTGGCGCGCAACCGGGCCTGCTCCGACGTCGTCCTGGTCACCGGCGACGGCGATCTGCTGCCCGGCATGATGGCCGCCAAGGAGCACGGCGTCGCCGTCCACCTGTGGGCCGTCCAGGCCGCCGACGGCGACTACAACCAGTCCGAGGACCTGGTCGCCGAGGCCGACGAGCGGCGGGTGCTCGACCGGACCTGGATCACCAAGGCCGTCCGCGCCAAGGAACTCGGCGGCATCTGCGCCCCGCCGCCCGCCCCGCGCCCCGAGATCGCCGCGATCCTCTCCGCGCCGCTGCCCGAGTCCGCGCCGGCCGCCGCCGGGCGCCTCGCCGACCGGGACGCCGACGCGCCGCTCGTCCAGCACGCCCCCGCCGAGCGCGCCGAGCGGGCCGAGAGCGACCCCGAGGACCGCTCCGGCGCCGTCAAGGGCGTCCCCACCCCGAAGGACCTGGCCGCCCTGCGCGCGCCCGGCACCCAGCCCGCGCAGCACCCGGCCAACGCGACGCTGCGCTGGTCCTCCGACAAGGGCTGGGTCGAGCGGCCCGGCGGGGGCGGCGAGCCCCCGGATTCCGCGTCGCTGCCGACCCTGGCCCAGCTCACCACCGCCGAGCAGCGCTGGGCCGACCGCGAGGAGGACATCACCACGGTCGGCGGCGACCCGTACGAGGTGGGGCAGGTGTTCGCCCGGCGCTGGATGGGCCGCCTCGGCGACCAGACACAGCTGCAGAAGCTGTCGACCATGTACCCCCGGGTGCCGCACCGCATCGACGGCGAGCTGCTCCGGTACGCCGCGCGGTTCGGGCTGCTCGCCCACAAGGACGACCAGATCGACGAACACGACCGGTACGCGATCCGGGCCGGGTTCTGGCGGGAGGTCGATGTGCGGACCGGTGCCGAGCACGCTGCCGCGGGGGATTGA